A stretch of Imperialibacter roseus DNA encodes these proteins:
- a CDS encoding nucleotidyltransferase family protein: MKIIKDHINEISTLCKKHKVIELFAFGSILSDSFDADSDVDFLVKFGDVNLADYFDNYMNLKESLESLLSRKVDLLEVQTLRNPILIKSINRTKALVYGRKGTEVAI, from the coding sequence ATGAAAATCATCAAGGATCATATTAACGAAATATCGACCCTATGCAAAAAGCATAAGGTAATTGAGCTGTTCGCCTTTGGTTCCATACTGTCAGACTCTTTTGATGCTGACAGTGATGTCGATTTTCTGGTGAAGTTTGGTGATGTGAATTTGGCCGACTATTTCGACAACTATATGAACCTGAAAGAATCTTTGGAATCTCTACTCAGCAGAAAAGTGGATCTTTTAGAAGTCCAAACCCTTCGGAATCCTATTCTAATTAAATCTATCAATAGAACCAAGGCGCTGGTTTATGGACGAAAAGGTACTGAAGTGGCTATATGA